One Aphidius gifuensis isolate YNYX2018 linkage group LG5, ASM1490517v1, whole genome shotgun sequence genomic region harbors:
- the LOC122856271 gene encoding GATOR complex protein NPRL2 yields the protein MSHPDITDKMLISFDDCNLKKDDQSIIRCIFFSEFHHIAGPKITCQVPDNFVSKDIFDNVSVYIIPKAQLQRSIITVTLKDYKILGFPVIIDDNKYARNAFYFNLCFVCDAGARTVHYESVVQKMTDFLMGLEMENKFLSNCTDDKKRLSEMLKQIMNDLNSHKMSIVTEGTMTTHLKVIRLAQEPRLVVDHQVPIFLEDKENYKTYQWDLTTLNILEYINGYNHISKISVLSGVDNALVKNAIQNLIYYGIVKIIPIFQYSHFYATTPMLKEFAKNEYLQDKCIDYSSESSDSPALFRDCYRFYASMKHGTSIAALCERLDPELLGIDERRLVQFGLIAGIIRRVYKFPIYIKGTNSDNEDDNEIQKDAIYKYFNGKYSLDQICCLTGQSTENIEKIIEADTDITM from the exons atgTCACATCCAGATATTACtgataaaatgttaattagttttgatgattgtaatttaaaaaaagatgatcAAAGTATAATtcgttgtatatttttttctgaatttcaTCATATTGCTGGACCAAAAATTACCTGtcaa gttcCAGACAATTTTGTGTCAAAAGATATATTTGACAATGTCAGTGTTTACATTATACCAAAAGCACAATTACAAAGAAGCATCATAACAGt aacattaaaagattataaaaTTCTTGGTTTTCCAGttataattgatgataataaatatgctagaaatgcattttattttaatttatgttttgtttgtgATGCTGGAGCAAGAACTGTTCATTATGAATCTGTTGTACAAAAAATGActgattttttg ATGGGATtagaaatggaaaataaatttttatcaaattgtacTGATGATAAAAAACGTTTGAGTGaaatgttaaaacaaataatgaatGATTTAAATTCTCACAAAATGAGTATTGTTActg aAGGCACAATGACAACACATTTAAAAGTCATAAGATTAGCACAAGAACCACGTTTAGTTGTTGATCATCAAGtaccaatttttttagaagataaagaaaattataaaacttatCAATGGGATTTAACAActttaaatatacttgaatatattaatgGATATAAtcatatatcaaaaatatcagtaTTATCTGGTGTTGATAATGCACTTGTTAAAAATGccatacaaaatttaatttattatggtattgttaaaataataccaaTATTTCAATACAGTCATTTTTATGCAACAACACCAATGCTAAAAGAATTTgctaaaaatgaatatttacaaGATAAATGCATTGATTATTCATCTGAATcaa gtGATTCACCAGCATTATTTCGTGATTGTTATCGTTTTTATGCAAGTATGAAACATGGTACAAGTATTGCTGCACTTTGTGAAAGATTAGATCCTGAATTATTAGGTATTGATGAAAGAAGACTTGTACAATTTGGTCTTATTGCTGGTATTATAAGACGTGTTTAtaag ttTCCAATTTATATTAAAGGAACTAATTCAGATAAtgaagatgataatgaaatacaaaaagatgcaatttataaatattttaatggtaAATATAGTCTTGATCAAATATGTTGTTTAACTGGACAATCAacagaaaatattgaaaaaattattgaagctGATACAGATATTACTATg
- the LOC122857212 gene encoding translocator protein produces MPDILSKIPEFSWPIAFAIVHPNVGGILGGFITRKNINPWYQSLKRPNWTPPNWLFGPVWTSIYSSLGYASYLVYRDIPSIDNSSILPLTLYATNLALNWSWTPIFFGLHKIDWALYNIMALWINTATLGFVYYKINHTAGLLIIPYVAWNTLATALNYVVYRDNKNDLSIEEIKEE; encoded by the exons atgccAGATATTTTGAGTAAAATACCTGAATTTTCATGGCCAATTGCATTTGCAATTGTTCATCCTAATGTTGGTGGTATACTTGGTGGATttataacaagaaaaaatattaatccatGGTACCAG TCATTAAAGAGACCAAATTGGACACCACCAAATTGGCTATTTGGTCCAGTTTGGACAAGTATTTATTCATCACTCGGTTATGCATCATATTTGGTTTATCGTGATATCCCAAGtattgataattcatcaatacTTCCATTGACTCTTTATGCAACAAATTTGGCATTAAATTGGTCATGGAcaccaattttttttggtcTACATAAAATAGACTgg GCATTATACAACATCATGGCACTTTGGATCAACACAGCAACACTTGGTTttgtttattacaaaataaatcatactgctggtttattaattattccttATGTTGCTTGGAATACATTAGCAACAGCATTAAATTACGTTGTTTatcgtgataataaaaatgatttatcaattgaagaaataaaagaagaataa
- the LOC122857207 gene encoding serine/threonine-protein kinase unc-51 — protein MEIVGDYEYNIKDIIGHGAFAMVFMGRHRKKSNQIVAIKSISKKKLAKSQNLLGKEIKILKELNELHHENVVALLDCKESNQYVFLVMEFCNGRDLADYLSDKGTLSEDTIRVFLKQLAGAMNALHAKGVVHRDLKPQNILLSHNQGQTWPPPNQITLKIADFGFARFLQDGVMAGTLCGSPMYMAPEVIMSLQYDAKADLWSLGTIVFQCLTGKAPFQAHTPQALKLFYEKNANLGPKIPPGTSIELSNLLMGLLRRNARDRMPFEEFFNHPFLKGPPEQDNILPVELPSSPDNIIEPSISVPNVISGNDVNSPCSSPEDDYVLVPSDLSSDTDNNQQQQQPQQQPLQQQQVKYTKQSSREAISPPRPCFLPISEPVPVPTQQQQQQHQQQQQKQNNNNNNNNNNNNQTSSLTLQNNNRTTNNSSSVVPRSQPISMKRSTDTHRNYSPEIGSLSPPSVQFVIGTPPGRRMSETPPPPNTWQVSPVTRNTNISCGTSPLKKSSASSPLLTGPLAVLGSPTARALHDNNNTLRNSPVIPFGTRAATLPEISEAGSFQSFFPELHHVSSDDRPLTFLAPELPEDTLLEREHNEILAKLNFVVALCDCVSDVARQRTGPLGVQLGSLEQQQQQQQQQQQQQQQQQQQATTNSTTKKRAEQVILLVRALQWLSSGLSLATQQLKSGRLRPTTSVKDVVSTMNDKFRLFLNECKHLNSAGLLRQTGATADKILYNHAIQMCQSAALDELFGNPAECFQRYHTAQILLHSLSQHVNHTQDRALLLKYKAAVEKRLYVLQQQGYIYATDPT, from the exons atggagaTTGTTGGTGATTATGAGTATAACATCAAGGACATTATTGGCCATGGTGCATTTGCTATGGTTTTTATGGGTAGACATAGAAAA aaatcaaatcaaattgttgcaataaaaagtatatcaaaaaaaaaattagctaaatCACAAAATCTTCTtggtaaagaaataaaaatattaaaagaactTAATGAATTACATCATGAAAATGTTGTTGCATTACTTGATTGTAAAGAATCAAATCAATATGTCTTCCTTGTTATGGAGTTTTGTAATGGACGTGATTTAGCTGATTATCTTAGTGATAAAGGTACACTATCTGAAGATACAATAagagtatttttaaaacaattagcTGGTGCAATGAATGCATTACATGCAAAAGGTGTTGTACATCGTGATTTAAAAcctcaaaatatattattaagtcATAATCAAGGACAAACATGGCCACCACCAAatcaaataacattaaaaattgctGATTTTGGTTTTGCTAGATTTTTACAAGATGGTGTTATGGCTGGTACATTATGTGGTTCACCAATGTATATGGCACCAGAAGTTATTATGTCATTACAATATGATGCTAAAGCTGATTTATGGTCACTTGGTACAATTGTATTTCAATGTTTAACTGGTAAAGCACCATTTCAAGCACATACACCACAAgcacttaaattattttatgaaaaaaatgcaaatttagGACCAAAAATACCACCAGGTAcatcaattgaattatcaaatttattaatgggTTTATTAAGACGTAATGCACGTGATAGAATGCcatttgaagaattttttaatcatccaTTTTTAAAAGGACCACCTGAACAAGATAATATATTACCAGTTGAATTACCATCATCAccagataatattattgaaccaTCAATATCAGTGCCAAATGTTATATCTGGTAATGATGTTAATAGTCCATGTTCAAGTCCAGAAGATGATTATGTACTTGTACCAAGTGATTTAAGTAGTGatactgataataatcaacaacaacaacagccacaacaacaaccactacaacaacaacaagttaaatatacaaaacaatCAAGTAGAGAAGCAATAAGTCCACCAAGACCATGTTTTTTGCCAATATCAGAACCAGTACCAGTTCCaactcaacaacaacaacagcaacatcagcaacaacaacaaaaacaaaataataataacaataataataataataacaacaatcaaacatcatcattaacattacaaaataataatcgtacaacaaataattcatcaagtgTTGTACCAAGATCACAACCAATTAGTATGAAACGTAGTACAGATACACATCGTAATTATTCACCAGAAATTGGTTCATTAAGTCCACCAAGTGTACAATTTGTAATTGGTACACCACCTGGTAGACGTATGAGTgaaacaccaccaccaccaaataCATGGCAAGTTAGTCCAGTAACACGTAATACAAATATATCATGTGGTACATCACCtctaaaaaaatcatcagcatcatcaccATTATTAACTGGACCACTTGCTGTACTTGGTTCACCAACAGCACGTGCattacatgataataataatacattaagAAATTCACCAGTAATACCATTTGGTACAAGAGCAGCAACATTACCAGAAATATCAGAAGCTGGAagttttcaaagtttttttcctGAATTACATCATGTATCATCTGATGATCGTCCATTAACATTTTTAGCACCAGAATTACCAGAAGATACATTACTTGAACGTGAACATAATGAAATATTggctaaattaaattttgttgttgcaTTGTGTGATTGTGTTAGTGATGTTGCACGTCAAAGAACTGGTCCATTGGGTGTACAATTAGGAAGTttagaacaacaacaacaacaacagcaacaacagcagcaacaacaacaacaacaacaacaacaagcaacaacaaattcaacaacTAAAAAAAGAGCTGAACAAGTTATATTACTTGTACGTGCATTACAATGGTTATCATCTGGTTTAAGTCTTGCAacacaacaattaaaatcagGAAGATTACGACCAACAACAAGTGTTAAAGATGTTGTTAGTACaatgaatgataaatttcgtttatttttaaatgaatgtaAACATCTTAATAGTGCTGGTTTATTACGTCAAACTGGTGCAACAGCTGATAAAATACTTTATAATCATGCAATACAAATGTGTCAATCAGCAGcacttgatgaattatttggtaATCCAGCTGAATGTTTTCAACGTTATCATACAgcacaaatattattacattCATTATCACAACATGTTAATCATACACAAGACAGAGCATTACTTCTTAAAT ATAAAGCAGCTGTTGAAAAACGTCTATATGTACTTCAACAACAGGGTTATATTTATGCAACAGATCCAAcgtaa
- the LOC122857213 gene encoding DNA-directed RNA polymerase III subunit RPC9: MEVVNEKSAYLSNFEVLNLLKGIKENKSKKKNLSELATVTYETVRYLEGTPCENQNPEKIKAFMSQVEKFKLTKCEKLMIVNTVPKSLIEIQCIVEDSEDRLSEEEVNNLLDVIKNTLDETPELPEESSTEK; this comes from the exons ATGGAAGT aGTCAATGAAAAATCAGCATATTTAAGTAACTTTGAAgtacttaatttattaaagggtattaaagaaaataaaagtaaaaaaaaaaatcttagtGAATTGGCAACAGTGACATATGAAACAGTAAGATACCTTGAAGGTACACCATGTGAAAATCAAAAtccagaaaaaataaaggctTTTATGtcacaagttgaaaaatttaaattaacaaaatgtgaaaaattaatgattgttAATACAGTACCAAAGTCATTAATTGAAATACAATGT aTTGTTGAAGATTCAGAAGATCGTTTATCAGAAGAAGAGGTAAATAATCTTcttgatgttattaaaaatactttagaTGAAACTCCTGAATTACCTGAAGAATCATCAaccgaaaaataa
- the LOC122857211 gene encoding density-regulated protein homolog — MSVEHPEYRLGADPKINYPIKVQYCGNCTLPIEYCEYYPEYEKCKQWLERNLPTEFEKVKLGEDGNETGTGEDEKKRQKRGGKGMLKAKKKEDVPKLVTVSRAPRGKKKSVTVVTGLSTFDIDLKVAAKFFGSKFACGSSVTGEDEIVIQGDVKDDLFDVIPDKWPQIDEDSIDDLGDQKR, encoded by the exons atgtcaGTGGAACATCCGGAGTATCGTTTGGGTGCTgatccaaaaattaattatccaaTTAAAGTACAATATTGTGGTAATTGTACTCTTCCAATTgag tactgTGAATATTATCCagaatatgaaaaatgtaaacaatGGCTAGAACGTAATTTACCAACtgaatttgaaaaagttaaacTTGGTGAAGATGGTAATGAAACTGGTACTggtgaagatgaaaaaaaacgtCAAAAACGTGGTGGTAAAGGTATGcttaaagctaaaaaaaaagaagatgtaCCAAAACTTGTAACAGTATCAAGAGCAccaagaggaaaaaaaaaatcagtaacTGTTGTTACTGGTCTCAGTACATTTG atattgatttaaaagttGCAGCTAAATTTTTTGGTAGTAAATTTGCATGTGGTTCAAGTGTAACTGGTGAAGATGAAATAGTCATTCAAGGTGATGTCAAGgatgatttatttgatgtcATTCCTGACAAATGGCCTCag atTGATGAAGATTCCATTGATGATCTTGGTGatcaaaaaagataa